One window of the Sander lucioperca isolate FBNREF2018 chromosome 5, SLUC_FBN_1.2, whole genome shotgun sequence genome contains the following:
- the si:ch211-167j9.5 gene encoding tyrosine kinase receptor Cad96Ca produces the protein MLTNSTSEAGTATDRLLDRPVCILIGALSFTILVFTLLGVVCLRKYRSLVRTIQELQRSKLLLDAVPRLEAPLMPMKPGPAAGDKEEEEEELPPQIPLQQSSTVRPSSRRLWKGLQQGPHVTKSDLNLLQMIKAGKEGVFYQARMTRGTCKGHNMFTCKITKEGVRPKHVDTEVSIMRKLVHHKNILQLLDWNTTEEPYILIMEYVSYGTLRTFLQTNRVNLSADPELQSLLTIASYHIALAMQHLRSKMIVHCDLALRNIMVNKFPWEVKVAEFGLARDFTRMTSRRSSRWRNPQQRVPLRWYPPEYFKNNYYSFKGDVWAFGIVLWEMQTFGTLPYPNLETSEAVVYHICIGHKNTNPDGCRPEILHIMRDCWLEPYPLRPSFTDIVRMLEDIMENDADYVDVESPQLLVKDEAE, from the exons ATGTTGACTAATTCCACTAGTGAAGCCGGGACTGCCACAG ATCGGCTCCTGGACCGGCCTGTCTGCATCCTCATAGGGGCCCTCTCCTTCACCATCCTGGTGTTCACACTGCTGGGGGTCGTGTGTCTCAGAAA ATATCGTTCTTTGGTCCGGACCATTCAAGAGCTGCAGCGTAGCAAGTTGTTGCTGGATGCTGTTCCTCGGCTAGAAGCTCCCCTCATGCCTATGAAACCAGGTCCAGCAGCGGGggacaaggaggaggaggaagaggagcttcCTCCCCAAATTCccctgcagcagagcagcacagTCAGGCCCTCCTCCAGGAGGCTGTGGAAAGGCCTGCAGCAG GGTCCCCATGTTACCAAGTCAGACCTGAACCTGCTGCAGATGATTAAAGCAGGGAAGGAGGGTGTCTTCTACCAGGCCAGGATGACCAGAGGGACGTGTAAAGGCCACAACATGTTCACCTGCAAGATCACCAAGGAAG GTGTCCGTCCTAAGCATGTGGACACAGAGGTTTCCATCATGAGGAAACTGGTGCACCACAAGAACATCCTCCAGTTACTGGACTGGAACACCACTGAGG AGCCTTACATTCTGATCATGGAGTATGTGAGCTACGGCACTCTGAGGACCTTCCTGCAGACCAACAGAGTCAACCTGAGTGCAGACCCTGAGCTACAGAGCCTCCTCACCATTGCCTCCTACCACATCGCTCTGGCCATGCAGCACCTGCGCTCCAAAATG ATAGTGCACTGTGACTTGGCTCTGAGGAATATCATGGTCAATAAGTTTCCCTGGGAGGTGAAAGTGGCGGAGTTTGGCCTCGCCCGAGACTTTACACGCATGACGAGCCGCCGCAGCAGCCGCTGGAGAAACCCACAG CAGCGTGTGCCGCTGCGCTGGTACCCACCTGAGTACTTCAAGAACAACTATTACAGCTTCAAGGGAGATGTTTGGGCATTTGGCATCGTGCTGTGGGAGATGCAGACATTTG gTACACTGCCATACCCAAACCTTGAGACATCCGAGGCAGTGGTGTACCACATCTGTATTGGTCATAAGAACACAAACCCTGACGGTTGCAGACCAGAGAT ACTTCATATTATGCGAGACTGTTGGCTGGAGCCGTACCCTCTGAGACCCTCGTTCACAGACATTGTCCGCATGCTGGAGGACATCATGGAAAACGATGCG